TTGAGGTAGCCTTCTTTGCTATTATATCTCTGGCTTATTTAGCCAGTTTTTACTTAGCTGGTTTTTTTAGTTGCTCTTTACCTTCTTTTCCTTCTGAGAACAACTTAGAAAAGTACTAATAATTTAAGGAAGCTTAAAAAAAGGGTGCTTAAAATATGCCTTTTCATGTCATGCTGATCCCTACCCTTGGTTGTCCTGCTAACTGCAGTTATTGCTGGAGTTCCGAAGAGAAATCCCCGATAATGAAAATTGAAACCATAAAAGAAGTGGTTGAGTGGCTTAAGGTTTTCAGGGGAGATTCAGTTACTTTTACTTTTCATGGCGGGGAACCGCTCCTGGCAGGCGCGGAATTCTACAGGGAAGCACTTCCGCTTCTAGCTGAGGGTTTAAGCACCAGGCATATAGCTTTTGCAATACAGACAAACCTCTGGAAAATGACCCATGAGATCGCCGAGATTTTTGCCGAATACAATGTTCCAATAGGTTCAAGCCTTGACGGCCCGAAGGAACTTAATGATTCGCAGAGGGGAAAAGGATACTTCGATAAAACCATGAAAGGTTATGAAATTGCAAGAGCTCATGGGCTTGAAGTTAGATTCATTACTACTTTTACTTCGCATTCTGTAAAGTCAAGGGAAGAAATTTTCAACTTTTATCTTGAGAATGGACTGACACTTAAATTCCATCCTTGCTTGCCTTCTTTAAAAGGCGATAACCCCAACCAGTGGACCCTTGAACCTGAAGAGTATGGAGAACTCCTTATTTATCTTCTTGACAAATACCTTGAAAATCTGGGCAGAATAGAAGTTATGAATATTGACCATCTGTGTAAAGGCGTATTTACAGGAAAAGGTGTTGTCTGTACTTATGTTGACTGTATGGGAGATACCTTTGCGGTTGGTCCTGAGGGAAGCATATACCCCTGCTATCGCTTTGTAGGCATGCCCGAATATGTAATGGGTAATGTTTATGACCGCCCGACAATGGCAGACCTTGCTCAATCCGAAGCCTGGAAGCAAATGTTTCAGTTTAAAGAATATGTGGACACGGCATGCGGCAAATGTTCTCATATAAAGTATTGCAGAGGCGGATGCCCATACAATGCGCTGGTGCCCACGGATGGGAAAATAGAAGGCGTTGATCCCCACTGCCCAGCCTACAAAATGATTTTCGACGAAATAAACGACCGCGTCAATGAGGAAATGTTCGGATCCTCTGAAATGATGGAAAATATGATGTTCCAGCCTCAGTCGACAAAGCCTTCCAGATCGGGCATAATGTCAATTATGCTTAAAAAACTCTGAAAACAGGAACGATGATAAATATAACATTATGTAAAATATATATTAGGTAAATATAATATTAGGTAAATATATCATTAGATAAAATGTAATATTAGGTAAATATAATATAGGTAAATATATCGTTAGATAAAATGTAACATTAAATAAAATGTAACATCAGATAAAATGTTACATCGAATAAAAATATGATGACAGATAAAAGAGAAGATCCCGGGGAAATTAATGAAGGAGTAAACAAAAAGGAATGGAATAGTAATCCGAAGAACGAATTTTCTCTTCCTCGGTGCTTTTATTATTTTTATCTCGATCTATTTTGCAGGCAACTATTATGTTGGCTTATGCTTTTTCCAATCAATTCAAAATTTTATTGAGCCTTACTCTTCTCTCTACTGGATAGGCTACTTGTTTCTTGCAATCTCGCTTTTTGCAGTCAAGTTAGGAAAGAGAATTTATCCCGGATCTGTCAATTACCTCGCCGCAATAACTGGAGATTACTGGCTGGCTGCTATCTATTATTCGCTTCTTATATGGGTAGATGCGGATATTTTTCGCTTCCTGATCAATTTCGCCTTCCCTGAGGATCAGATAACTAATTATCCGTCATTATACTGGGGATTTGCAGTTTTATCCATGGTATCTCTTCTCTTAATATATGGAACCTGGAACGCAAATCATCCACGTGT
This region of Methanosarcina flavescens genomic DNA includes:
- a CDS encoding TIGR04083 family peptide-modifying radical SAM enzyme, which codes for MPFHVMLIPTLGCPANCSYCWSSEEKSPIMKIETIKEVVEWLKVFRGDSVTFTFHGGEPLLAGAEFYREALPLLAEGLSTRHIAFAIQTNLWKMTHEIAEIFAEYNVPIGSSLDGPKELNDSQRGKGYFDKTMKGYEIARAHGLEVRFITTFTSHSVKSREEIFNFYLENGLTLKFHPCLPSLKGDNPNQWTLEPEEYGELLIYLLDKYLENLGRIEVMNIDHLCKGVFTGKGVVCTYVDCMGDTFAVGPEGSIYPCYRFVGMPEYVMGNVYDRPTMADLAQSEAWKQMFQFKEYVDTACGKCSHIKYCRGGCPYNALVPTDGKIEGVDPHCPAYKMIFDEINDRVNEEMFGSSEMMENMMFQPQSTKPSRSGIMSIMLKKL